In one window of Ruminococcus albus AD2013 DNA:
- a CDS encoding acyl-CoA dehydratase activase-related protein, protein MCMTYDLGIDVGSTTVKTVITLDGEFIYNRYERHFSRVRETVAEQLKLIRKSYPDDKFRIAITGSAGLGIAEACGIPFVQEVFSAFVAVNKTYPDADVVIELGGEDAKIIFLTGGVEQRMNGSCAGGTGAFIDQMAGLLGVTPDDMNDLALKAEKTYPIASRCGVFAKSDIQPLLNQGAKKEDISASIFQAVVDQTVSGLAQGRKIAGKVLFLGGPLTYLSALRQTFKTTLSLSDDMAILPEKSSCYIAYGAALHAHDLSDGLTIDEALEKITNAKTNDNIVVGRRLFESQEEYAEFIERHKKSDLKYEDIVTYEGDAYLGIDAGSTTTKLVLITPEGRLLYQHYCSNQGQPLDIIASKLKDIYRLAGDKLNIKASAVTGYGEELIKAGLGVDFGIVETVAHYKAAAYFCPDVDFIIDIGGQDIKCFKIKNNAIDSIMLNEACSSGCGSFIQTFAGAMGYDIAHFAQLGLFAKAPVELGSRCTVFMNSSVKQAQKDGATVEDISAGLSASIIKNAVYKVIRAKSIEELGQNIVVQGGTFLNDAVLRSFEQELGRNVIRPAIAGLMGALGCALFAMEKSEGSLDHSGLISKEDLDSFTYTSRALQCGGCGAHCNLTVIKFNDGHRFVAGNRCEKGAGIKITDRTENMIEYKYNYIRELENKKTRMKPIATVGLPMCLSYYDLMPFFVQLFTDLGFKPVFSEESTRETYYKGQQTIPSDTVCYPAKLAHGHIESLLEKGVDFIFYPCMSYNIDEGGSDNHFNCPVVAYYPELLKANNDKLTEDNFIAPYIDLNNKGHVAKAMAKALKKFGISAKQVMSLLNRAYSAQIDFRRDIKGKAQEIIREARSKGQKIIVIAGRPYHIDPEINHGIHKLIASLGFAVITEDSVASLVDTPALDVLNQWTYHSRMYRAAKYVCENDDMQMVQLVSFGCGIDAVTTDEVRAVLEEQGKLYTQLKIDEITNLGAAKIRLRSLAAALEEKDAQAARKKKKQSVV, encoded by the coding sequence AGAAGTCTTTTCTGCCTTTGTTGCGGTCAACAAGACTTATCCCGATGCTGATGTTGTTATCGAGCTGGGCGGTGAGGACGCTAAGATAATCTTCCTGACAGGCGGTGTCGAGCAGCGTATGAATGGTTCCTGCGCAGGCGGTACAGGTGCTTTCATCGACCAGATGGCAGGACTTCTCGGTGTTACTCCCGATGATATGAACGATCTCGCTTTAAAAGCCGAAAAGACCTATCCCATCGCTTCAAGATGCGGAGTTTTTGCAAAGTCGGATATACAGCCACTGCTGAATCAGGGCGCTAAAAAGGAAGATATCTCCGCTTCTATTTTTCAGGCTGTGGTAGACCAGACTGTTTCTGGTCTTGCACAGGGAAGAAAGATAGCCGGCAAGGTGCTTTTCCTCGGAGGACCTCTGACTTACCTCAGCGCACTTCGCCAGACTTTCAAGACAACATTATCACTCAGCGATGATATGGCTATCTTACCTGAAAAATCGTCCTGCTACATCGCTTATGGTGCGGCTCTCCATGCTCATGACCTTTCCGATGGACTGACCATCGATGAGGCTCTTGAAAAGATCACAAATGCCAAGACCAATGACAATATAGTTGTCGGCAGGAGACTGTTTGAATCTCAGGAGGAATATGCAGAATTTATTGAGCGTCATAAAAAGTCCGACCTTAAATATGAAGATATCGTTACCTATGAGGGTGATGCATATCTTGGCATAGATGCGGGTTCCACTACAACAAAACTGGTACTGATAACTCCCGAGGGCAGACTGCTTTATCAACATTACTGCTCAAATCAGGGTCAGCCCCTTGATATCATCGCTTCAAAATTGAAGGACATCTATCGTCTTGCCGGTGATAAGCTGAATATAAAGGCTTCAGCTGTTACAGGCTACGGCGAAGAACTTATTAAAGCTGGACTCGGTGTTGATTTTGGCATAGTCGAGACTGTTGCTCACTATAAGGCTGCTGCGTATTTCTGTCCCGATGTTGATTTCATCATCGATATAGGCGGACAGGATATAAAATGTTTCAAGATAAAGAATAATGCCATCGACAGTATAATGCTGAATGAAGCTTGTTCTTCCGGCTGCGGATCTTTCATACAGACCTTCGCTGGTGCTATGGGCTACGATATTGCGCATTTTGCACAGCTTGGTCTTTTCGCAAAAGCCCCTGTTGAACTGGGTTCAAGATGTACCGTGTTCATGAACAGTTCCGTAAAGCAGGCACAGAAGGACGGAGCAACTGTTGAGGACATCTCTGCGGGACTTTCGGCTTCTATCATCAAGAATGCCGTATATAAAGTTATAAGAGCAAAATCGATCGAAGAGCTTGGACAGAATATAGTTGTTCAGGGCGGAACGTTCCTGAATGATGCTGTTCTGCGTTCCTTTGAACAGGAGTTGGGCAGAAACGTTATCCGTCCTGCTATTGCAGGACTTATGGGCGCTCTTGGCTGTGCTTTGTTTGCAATGGAGAAATCAGAGGGGTCTCTTGATCATTCGGGTTTGATAAGCAAAGAAGACCTCGATTCATTTACATATACTTCACGTGCTTTACAATGCGGCGGATGCGGTGCTCACTGCAATCTGACAGTTATTAAATTCAATGATGGTCATAGATTTGTAGCAGGAAACCGCTGTGAAAAAGGCGCAGGTATAAAGATAACCGACCGCACCGAAAATATGATAGAATATAAGTATAACTACATCAGGGAGCTTGAAAATAAAAAGACACGCATGAAGCCTATCGCAACAGTGGGATTGCCTATGTGCCTGTCCTATTATGACCTTATGCCTTTCTTTGTACAACTCTTTACTGACTTGGGATTTAAACCAGTGTTCTCCGAGGAGTCCACCAGAGAGACTTACTACAAGGGTCAGCAGACTATCCCATCAGATACCGTGTGCTATCCTGCAAAGCTTGCCCACGGTCATATCGAGAGCTTGCTTGAAAAGGGCGTTGATTTCATATTCTATCCATGTATGAGCTATAATATCGACGAGGGTGGTTCTGATAACCACTTCAACTGTCCTGTTGTTGCATATTATCCCGAGCTTCTTAAAGCAAATAATGACAAACTCACAGAGGATAATTTTATAGCGCCCTATATTGATCTGAATAATAAGGGTCACGTTGCCAAGGCTATGGCGAAAGCACTTAAAAAGTTCGGTATATCCGCAAAACAGGTGATGAGTCTGCTTAACAGGGCTTACTCTGCGCAGATAGATTTCCGCCGTGATATAAAGGGAAAAGCGCAGGAGATAATCCGTGAAGCACGAAGCAAAGGTCAGAAGATAATCGTTATCGCAGGAAGACCTTACCACATCGACCCTGAGATAAATCACGGCATACACAAGCTGATAGCTTCCCTTGGCTTTGCAGTCATCACCGAGGACAGCGTTGCAAGTCTTGTTGATACTCCCGCGCTTGATGTCCTTAATCAGTGGACTTATCATTCAAGAATGTACCGCGCAGCAAAATATGTCTGCGAGAATGATGATATGCAGATGGTACAGCTCGTAAGCTTCGGCTGCGGTATCGATGCTGTTACCACCGACGAGGTCAGGGCTGTGCTTGAAGAACAGGGCAAGCTCTACACTCAGCTTAAAATAGATGAGATAACCAATCTTGGTGCTGCCAAGATAAGACTGCGTTCTCTTGCGGCAGCACTTGAAGAAAAAGATGCACAGGCTGCCCGAAAGAAGAAAAAGCAGTCAGTTGTCTGA
- a CDS encoding 2-hydroxyacyl-CoA dehydratase has protein sequence MSETNSCSIPHSGSDRVHKSYFDKSRKSDYLVLVPDMLPIHFKLIMAIYEQYGYRMELLQTSTRSVIDEGLKNVHNDTCYPALLVIGQFMDALKSGKYDPDHTALLISQTGGGCRASNYIHLLRKALSTTFPQVPVLSLNFSGLEKDASIEVSPAIALKLIYAVLYGDMLMLLYNQCKPYEIEPNSTDELLARWQHRLGKLFHTKRDFMSTAKLYRAMLRDFAALPRTKVKKPKVGIVGEIYVKYSPLANNHLNEFLLSEGCEPNVPGLLDFVMYCASDAVNDKRLYDKNPKKSLIFGIGYDVLYKFQKQQIKIINEQGIFQPPHDFEHLRRCADKYINQGVKMGEGWLITAEMAALAETGTKNIICTQPFGCLPNHIVAKGSARVIKQAYPDANIVAIDYDPGATKVNQENRIKLMLANAVL, from the coding sequence ATGTCTGAGACAAATTCATGCAGCATCCCTCATTCGGGATCTGACCGAGTACATAAGTCATACTTTGATAAATCCAGAAAATCTGATTATCTTGTACTTGTTCCCGATATGCTGCCGATACACTTCAAGCTGATAATGGCTATATACGAACAGTACGGTTATAGAATGGAACTTTTGCAGACTTCTACAAGAAGCGTCATTGATGAGGGCCTGAAAAATGTCCATAACGATACCTGTTATCCTGCACTGTTGGTAATAGGTCAGTTCATGGATGCGCTTAAAAGCGGAAAGTATGATCCCGATCATACTGCGCTGCTTATCTCACAGACGGGAGGCGGATGCAGGGCATCTAACTATATCCATCTGCTGAGAAAGGCGCTGTCAACCACTTTCCCTCAGGTGCCTGTGCTTTCTTTGAATTTCAGCGGACTTGAAAAGGACGCTTCCATCGAGGTTTCACCTGCTATCGCACTGAAGCTGATATACGCGGTTCTTTACGGTGATATGCTGATGCTGCTTTACAACCAGTGCAAGCCTTATGAGATAGAGCCTAATTCTACCGATGAACTGCTTGCAAGATGGCAGCATCGTCTTGGTAAACTTTTCCATACAAAACGTGATTTTATGAGCACCGCAAAGCTTTACCGTGCTATGCTCAGAGATTTCGCTGCACTTCCAAGAACCAAGGTCAAGAAGCCCAAGGTGGGTATTGTCGGCGAAATTTATGTCAAGTATTCACCCCTTGCTAATAACCATCTCAACGAATTTCTGCTTAGTGAGGGCTGTGAGCCTAATGTTCCGGGGCTTCTGGACTTTGTTATGTATTGTGCATCTGATGCCGTGAACGATAAGAGACTTTATGATAAAAATCCCAAGAAATCGCTTATATTCGGTATCGGTTACGATGTGCTGTATAAGTTCCAGAAACAGCAGATAAAGATAATCAACGAGCAGGGAATATTCCAGCCGCCCCATGATTTTGAGCATTTGCGCCGCTGTGCTGACAAATATATCAATCAGGGAGTAAAGATGGGCGAGGGCTGGCTGATAACAGCTGAAATGGCGGCTCTTGCTGAAACAGGTACTAAGAACATCATATGCACTCAGCCTTTTGGCTGTCTGCCTAACCATATAGTTGCAAAGGGAAGTGCCCGCGTGATAAAGCAGGCGTATCCGGATGCAAACATAGTTGCTATCGACTATGACCCGGGTGCAACTAAAGTCAATCAGGAGAACCGTATCAAGCTGATGCTTGCCAATGCGGTTTTATAA
- a CDS encoding nitroreductase family protein — protein sequence MEFQNLIESRRSVRKYADKEVTREQIEDIIRAAQEAPSWKNQQTSKYYCVLSKEKREEIRTTCFPSFNEQRSLNAALIVTAYEKNNVGFDDNGQPINELGNGWGCYDLGLQNMIFMLKARELGLDTLVMGIRDGQKLRAALNIPENEEIGAVLALGYADEEPKKPRRRELSDIAKIF from the coding sequence ATGGAATTCCAGAATCTTATCGAATCAAGAAGAAGCGTGCGAAAGTATGCAGACAAAGAAGTCACCCGTGAGCAGATTGAGGACATCATCAGGGCAGCTCAGGAAGCTCCCTCATGGAAAAATCAGCAGACATCAAAGTACTATTGTGTTCTTTCCAAAGAAAAGCGTGAGGAGATAAGGACTACCTGCTTTCCTTCATTCAATGAGCAGAGAAGTTTGAATGCAGCGCTGATAGTTACAGCTTATGAAAAAAACAATGTTGGCTTTGATGATAACGGTCAGCCTATCAACGAACTGGGCAATGGCTGGGGCTGTTATGACCTCGGTCTTCAGAATATGATATTCATGCTAAAAGCAAGGGAACTTGGTCTTGATACTCTTGTTATGGGTATCCGTGACGGGCAGAAGCTTCGTGCCGCACTTAATATCCCCGAAAATGAGGAGATAGGTGCTGTTCTTGCACTTGGTTATGCCGATGAAGAACCTAAAAAGCCCAGACGCCGTGAGCTTTCGGATATTGCGAAAATATTCTGA
- a CDS encoding N-acetylmuramoyl-L-alanine amidase family protein: MSTKGLEKGYVRDKTRVIAQRRNTANMISALICTAAVGVVFSGHLIYQSYYSAGWHTHSEGTYYISPETNDRVTGYQIIDNTCYLFDDDGIILPPGWHDFRGDTYYLGEDGVIQRGTVEIDGEKYYLSTESGIFRTGLVDINGNEYYFDDHGFPGTGFSENSYFDENGKQRRGWVNVGGVQYYFKNDGKMAVGFYEIEGNVYYFDEEGKMAADWKVIDGKRYLFNEDGVLHHGWIKKDGKYFYADDETGACVTGFYKIDGKTYYFDTRGEMVKNWKKIDGKSYHFSSDGVMTVGWYEEKNNKYYFSEKGEAAKGFNKIGEDYFYFDDEFKMRSGWQKINGSRYYFGRGGVVASGWTELASGDINPITYEPIMLKYYFYPKTHDAAYGWASIGKASADVKLFKKDMSDIHKFANLSDEKRASLTYDEISRINELDQKYKDNTIEKFQKDVYDKFGSDVLGNYYFYSDNSLAYGWITVGDYRFHFDEETGKKTLGWATIDGKRYYFGETGAACTGEFSGNEENYVFSSDGVLSDGIVKLDGQIKYKKGSEEWLTESFHTEENKTYYFDENGNAAIGWNDIDGKRYFFNDEGVMHIGVYNDDGTIYYLGRNGIEENKWVTVENGKTYYFGNDGKAYKGWKTLNGTEFYFGDDGTLQEGWTTIEDKRYYLEHGVMLRGPITVGNDMYNLGENGYVTEGWLTWSGEKYYNLKGGVVAVGWQEIDGKQYYFDWQGILVTDTVIDGIPVGSDGVAVIE; encoded by the coding sequence ATGAGTACCAAAGGCTTGGAAAAGGGATATGTGCGTGATAAGACACGTGTTATAGCACAGCGCAGAAATACCGCTAATATGATCTCTGCTCTGATTTGTACTGCGGCAGTGGGCGTTGTTTTTTCAGGACATCTAATATATCAGTCTTATTACTCTGCCGGCTGGCATACTCATTCCGAAGGAACTTATTATATCTCTCCAGAAACCAATGATCGCGTAACAGGCTACCAGATAATCGATAATACCTGTTATCTTTTTGATGATGATGGTATCATTCTTCCTCCGGGCTGGCATGATTTCCGAGGTGATACTTACTATCTCGGCGAAGATGGTGTGATCCAGCGCGGCACAGTTGAGATCGACGGTGAAAAGTATTACCTTTCCACTGAATCAGGTATTTTCAGAACAGGTCTTGTGGATATAAACGGAAATGAATATTATTTCGACGATCATGGTTTCCCGGGAACAGGTTTTTCGGAGAATTCTTATTTTGATGAAAACGGAAAACAGCGCCGTGGCTGGGTAAATGTCGGCGGTGTTCAATATTATTTCAAGAACGACGGCAAGATGGCTGTGGGCTTTTATGAGATCGAAGGTAATGTATATTATTTCGATGAAGAAGGAAAAATGGCTGCCGACTGGAAAGTAATCGATGGCAAGCGCTATCTTTTCAATGAGGACGGCGTACTTCATCACGGCTGGATAAAAAAGGATGGAAAATATTTCTATGCTGATGATGAAACGGGTGCCTGTGTTACAGGTTTCTATAAGATCGATGGCAAGACCTATTATTTCGATACTCGTGGCGAAATGGTCAAAAACTGGAAAAAAATCGATGGCAAGTCCTATCATTTTTCCTCAGACGGTGTAATGACCGTCGGCTGGTATGAGGAGAAAAATAACAAGTATTATTTTTCAGAAAAAGGTGAGGCGGCAAAGGGCTTCAACAAGATAGGCGAAGACTATTTCTATTTTGACGATGAATTCAAGATGCGTTCGGGCTGGCAGAAGATAAACGGTTCAAGGTATTATTTCGGACGCGGCGGCGTTGTTGCAAGTGGCTGGACAGAACTGGCAAGCGGTGATATAAACCCTATCACTTATGAACCCATCATGCTGAAGTACTACTTCTATCCCAAAACTCATGATGCGGCTTACGGCTGGGCTTCTATCGGTAAAGCTTCGGCAGATGTCAAGCTTTTCAAGAAAGATATGTCAGATATACACAAGTTTGCTAATCTTTCTGATGAAAAAAGAGCTTCTCTCACTTATGATGAGATATCAAGAATAAATGAACTTGATCAAAAGTATAAAGATAATACCATAGAAAAATTCCAGAAAGATGTCTACGATAAATTTGGCAGTGATGTTCTTGGAAATTACTATTTTTACAGCGATAATTCCCTTGCCTATGGGTGGATAACTGTTGGTGATTACCGTTTCCATTTTGATGAGGAAACAGGCAAGAAGACCCTGGGTTGGGCAACGATAGACGGCAAGCGATATTACTTCGGTGAAACGGGTGCTGCCTGCACCGGTGAATTCAGCGGTAACGAAGAGAACTATGTTTTCTCATCTGATGGTGTACTTTCTGATGGCATCGTCAAGCTGGACGGTCAGATAAAGTACAAAAAGGGAAGCGAAGAGTGGCTGACCGAAAGTTTCCATACTGAGGAGAACAAAACATATTATTTCGATGAGAACGGAAATGCAGCCATCGGATGGAATGATATTGACGGCAAACGCTATTTCTTTAATGATGAAGGCGTTATGCATATTGGTGTATATAACGATGATGGTACTATTTATTATCTCGGCAGGAACGGCATTGAAGAAAATAAGTGGGTAACTGTTGAGAATGGCAAGACCTACTATTTCGGAAATGACGGTAAAGCATATAAAGGATGGAAAACTTTGAACGGCACTGAGTTCTACTTCGGTGATGACGGCACTTTACAGGAGGGTTGGACGACCATCGAGGATAAGCGTTACTATCTCGAACATGGTGTTATGCTGAGAGGTCCTATCACAGTCGGAAACGATATGTACAATCTTGGTGAGAACGGATATGTCACCGAGGGCTGGCTTACCTGGAGCGGCGAAAAGTACTATAACCTCAAAGGCGGCGTAGTTGCTGTCGGTTGGCAGGAGATAGACGGCAAACAGTATTACTTTGACTGGCAGGGAATACTGGTTACAGATACCGTTATTGATGGCATTCCAGTTGGTTCTGACGGCGTAGCAGTTATTGAATAA
- a CDS encoding DUF6472 family protein, which translates to MNKKKKPGFTSCDSCVNNVYDEELECYSCEINLDEDEMYRLFNEPHYACPYYRLDDEYAIVRKQN; encoded by the coding sequence ATGAACAAGAAGAAAAAGCCCGGTTTCACTTCGTGCGATAGTTGTGTTAACAATGTATATGACGAAGAACTGGAATGTTATTCATGTGAGATCAACCTTGACGAGGACGAGATGTACAGGCTTTTCAACGAACCTCACTATGCTTGCCCTTATTACAGGCTTGACGATGAATACGCGATAGTCAGAAAACAGAACTGA
- a CDS encoding MarR family transcriptional regulator, with protein sequence MNNEIRTGCIMQFYEIYPLSRKLVFDTFDQKKYHVTRTQQIVLLSLSVCGQMNMSQLASKINTSNEQATRAVAQLVDMGFIERTHQPDNRRVVNISLTEKAESFLIKMKTDIREDLLQLFSEVSDEDMGKLYNALVQVNEVLKQVMDI encoded by the coding sequence ATGAACAATGAGATCAGAACAGGCTGTATTATGCAGTTTTACGAAATATACCCTTTGAGCCGTAAGCTGGTATTCGATACATTCGACCAGAAGAAATATCATGTTACACGTACTCAGCAGATAGTTCTTCTGTCGCTGTCGGTATGCGGACAGATGAATATGTCTCAGCTGGCTTCAAAGATCAATACCTCAAACGAACAGGCTACCCGTGCAGTGGCTCAGCTTGTGGATATGGGGTTCATCGAGAGGACACATCAGCCCGATAACAGACGTGTTGTTAACATATCACTTACCGAAAAAGCCGAGAGTTTTCTGATAAAGATGAAAACAGATATCCGTGAAGATCTGCTTCAGCTTTTCTCGGAGGTATCCGATGAAGATATGGGGAAGCTCTACAATGCACTGGTGCAGGTAAACGAGGTACTTAAACAGGTGATGGATATATGA
- a CDS encoding vWA domain-containing protein: MKENTKKITAMVLSLIMATGMMTGCGGGNKNASGMKKSEKSNDFIMDNGGTVRPDEENKTSENNDFENHYSENAEIDINTEEYNYYAENSFLSVAEHPLSTFSTDVDTASFTNVRRMLENRQAIDPNAVRAEEFINYFNYEYNYPDGDDKIAINTELSDCPWNSDAKLMQIGLQAKDIDVQDIDSNIVFLIDVSGSMADENKLPLVTQAFAMLAENLGENDRISIVTYAGRDTIELEGESGANYETIASTLAGLSAGGSTAGAAGINTAYELAEKYFIKGGNNRVILATDGDLNVGLSSEEELKALIEEKRDKGVFLSVLGFGMGNYKDNRLEALADNGNGNYAYIDSVEEAERVLVTEMSGTMFTVAKDAKIQVEFNPANVAYYRLVGYENRLLEDQDFEDDTKDAGDVGAAQQVTALYEIIMTDEKADSDDSKRTLKYQDDVEYPAPEKIDETDLDKELLTVSVRYKEKDEDESKLIDKAVKLASYVSKEEMSENMKLACAAAMFAKTLGNSEDKFTMAEIRDYAKGLHLDAEELLKMIAIYEEDYENYTANSQQ; encoded by the coding sequence ATGAAAGAGAATACTAAAAAGATAACAGCGATGGTACTTTCGCTTATAATGGCAACAGGAATGATGACAGGCTGCGGAGGCGGCAACAAAAATGCATCAGGTATGAAAAAAAGCGAAAAGAGTAATGATTTTATTATGGATAACGGAGGTACTGTTCGTCCAGATGAAGAAAACAAAACAAGTGAGAACAATGACTTTGAAAACCATTATTCAGAAAACGCGGAAATAGATATCAACACAGAAGAATACAACTACTATGCTGAAAACTCCTTCCTAAGCGTTGCCGAACATCCGCTTTCAACATTTTCAACCGATGTTGATACAGCTTCGTTCACTAACGTAAGACGTATGCTGGAGAACAGACAGGCTATCGACCCTAATGCAGTCAGGGCTGAGGAATTTATAAACTACTTCAACTACGAATACAACTATCCCGACGGCGACGACAAGATAGCCATAAACACCGAACTTTCCGACTGCCCCTGGAACAGTGATGCAAAGCTTATGCAGATAGGCTTGCAGGCTAAGGATATCGATGTTCAGGATATTGATTCAAACATCGTTTTCCTGATCGATGTCAGCGGTTCTATGGCTGATGAAAACAAACTTCCTCTCGTTACACAGGCATTTGCAATGCTGGCTGAAAATCTTGGTGAGAACGACAGGATATCCATAGTTACCTACGCAGGCAGAGATACCATCGAACTTGAGGGAGAAAGCGGAGCAAACTACGAGACCATTGCTTCAACTCTGGCAGGTCTGTCAGCAGGCGGCTCAACAGCTGGCGCAGCAGGCATAAACACTGCTTATGAGCTTGCTGAGAAGTACTTCATCAAGGGCGGTAACAACAGGGTTATCCTTGCTACTGACGGCGACCTCAATGTTGGTCTTTCTTCCGAAGAAGAACTGAAAGCACTTATCGAGGAAAAGCGAGATAAGGGAGTATTCCTCTCCGTACTGGGATTCGGCATGGGCAACTACAAGGATAACAGGCTTGAAGCTCTGGCTGACAACGGAAACGGCAACTATGCTTATATCGACAGCGTTGAAGAAGCTGAAAGAGTACTTGTTACCGAAATGAGCGGCACTATGTTCACAGTGGCTAAGGACGCTAAGATACAGGTAGAGTTCAATCCTGCAAATGTTGCTTACTACAGACTTGTAGGCTATGAGAACAGACTTCTTGAAGATCAGGATTTTGAAGACGACACCAAGGACGCAGGCGATGTCGGTGCGGCACAGCAGGTAACAGCTCTTTATGAGATTATCATGACCGATGAAAAGGCTGACAGCGATGACAGCAAACGCACTCTCAAATATCAGGACGATGTTGAGTACCCCGCCCCCGAAAAGATCGATGAGACCGACCTTGATAAGGAGCTTCTGACAGTCTCGGTAAGGTACAAAGAGAAGGACGAAGACGAAAGCAAACTTATCGATAAGGCTGTAAAGCTGGCAAGCTACGTAAGCAAGGAAGAAATGAGCGAAAACATGAAGCTCGCTTGTGCTGCAGCAATGTTCGCAAAGACACTTGGCAACTCCGAGGACAAATTCACAATGGCTGAGATCAGAGATTATGCAAAGGGTCTGCATCTTGACGCAGAAGAACTTCTGAAGATGATCGCGATCTACGAAGAGGATTATGAGAATTATACAGCAAACAGTCAGCAGTAA
- a CDS encoding RNA polymerase sigma factor, which yields MIDLTDKEFDLCIQRILGKDKSGLKDIYSCYGKLIYQQMLAVVKSPQDAEDLTSDMFLRLWETAAQYRSGTGHKRYITVMARNMAIDFLRKRKREEYTIDDDGIYTEEQADPEDPTDVQVESGIAFKQALDTLNEAEREIINLRAGLDMTFKEISETLGIPLGTVAWKYRQALNKLKKTVKEGSIYG from the coding sequence ATGATAGATTTGACCGACAAGGAGTTCGACCTGTGTATCCAACGGATACTCGGTAAAGACAAGAGCGGACTTAAAGACATCTACTCATGCTACGGCAAGCTGATATATCAACAAATGCTTGCAGTGGTGAAAAGTCCCCAGGACGCTGAGGACCTGACGAGCGATATGTTTTTAAGACTGTGGGAGACAGCTGCGCAGTACCGTTCCGGAACGGGACACAAGCGCTACATTACGGTGATGGCTAGAAATATGGCTATCGATTTCCTGAGAAAAAGAAAACGCGAGGAATACACGATAGACGATGACGGCATTTACACCGAGGAACAGGCAGACCCCGAAGATCCTACTGATGTTCAGGTAGAAAGCGGCATTGCTTTCAAGCAGGCGCTGGACACTCTGAACGAAGCAGAAAGAGAGATCATCAACCTCCGCGCAGGTCTTGATATGACCTTTAAGGAGATAAGTGAAACGCTGGGTATACCTCTCGGCACTGTTGCATGGAAATACAGACAGGCTTTGAACAAGCTGAAAAAGACAGTAAAGGAGGGCAGTATTTATGGCTAA